In Anaerolineae bacterium, a single window of DNA contains:
- a CDS encoding alkaline phosphatase family protein: MPPSALILVLIDGLRADVLQEAVAEGQTPHLQGLLGPDLQHGYLGALTSTAPSVTFAAQASLITGAPPNAHDIPGNQFFDRFGVHNRGKPRWFAFDVGETLQIDDALAVFTQGLANQCLGARTLYERFAAWGWTSAVFGHMNANGADVWEPLPTTLLARLHFAQAPLGSQPSEVDRHIIARVKAYLKAHPLPHILTVYLIGLDHESHHHGPQAQKAYLSRVLDPLLGDLQQTVAAASGPNAAAPFWVLAADHGQTPVPADDAHSLRLRWPTERELAGLFDALGLDVLDHPGEGTHCDAVLALNGGMAGIYLRRPRAEWSQPPDFAQQVRPLARLVWRSHHRGSPTPALQGAVEAVLVRSVERDGWQAGYAWLPPEPEADPLLLHEAPLPKHWVDPIARLNGLQGPLSPDILILPKGQEGFYFGPPLSGVHGGLDPAASQAALALGWPKPHTPWPAVREAFLHGLQRQMAMRGHRRPSIADLLPALEYLWAHT, translated from the coding sequence ATGCCGCCCTCCGCGTTGATTCTGGTGCTCATCGACGGCCTGAGGGCCGATGTGCTGCAAGAAGCCGTGGCCGAAGGCCAGACGCCACACCTCCAGGGCTTGCTAGGTCCAGATTTGCAGCACGGCTACCTGGGCGCGCTAACCTCTACCGCTCCCAGCGTGACCTTCGCCGCCCAGGCCTCTCTGATCACCGGCGCTCCGCCCAACGCCCACGACATCCCCGGCAATCAGTTCTTCGACCGTTTCGGCGTGCACAACCGCGGCAAACCGCGCTGGTTCGCCTTCGATGTGGGCGAAACGCTGCAAATCGACGACGCCTTGGCCGTGTTCACCCAGGGGCTGGCCAACCAATGCCTGGGGGCCCGCACGCTCTACGAGCGCTTTGCCGCCTGGGGGTGGACCTCGGCCGTCTTCGGCCACATGAACGCCAATGGGGCCGATGTCTGGGAGCCGCTCCCCACGACTCTTTTGGCCCGCCTGCACTTCGCTCAGGCCCCCTTAGGCAGCCAGCCCTCCGAAGTGGACCGGCACATCATCGCCCGTGTCAAAGCCTACCTGAAGGCGCACCCCTTACCCCACATCCTAACGGTGTACCTCATCGGCCTGGACCACGAAAGCCACCATCACGGGCCTCAGGCCCAAAAAGCCTATTTGAGCCGGGTGCTCGACCCCCTCCTCGGCGACCTGCAGCAGACCGTCGCCGCCGCTTCCGGGCCCAACGCCGCCGCGCCCTTCTGGGTGTTGGCGGCCGACCATGGTCAAACCCCGGTTCCCGCCGACGACGCCCACTCCCTGCGGCTGCGCTGGCCCACCGAGCGCGAACTGGCTGGCCTTTTCGATGCCTTGGGGCTGGATGTGCTCGACCACCCCGGCGAAGGGACCCACTGCGACGCCGTCCTGGCGCTCAACGGCGGCATGGCCGGGATTTACCTCCGCCGCCCCAGGGCCGAATGGAGCCAGCCGCCGGATTTTGCCCAACAGGTCCGGCCCCTGGCCCGGCTGGTCTGGCGCTCCCACCACCGGGGAAGCCCCACCCCTGCGCTTCAGGGCGCCGTGGAGGCGGTTCTCGTGCGCTCGGTGGAGCGAGACGGCTGGCAGGCGGGGTACGCCTGGCTCCCCCCAGAGCCCGAAGCCGACCCTCTTCTCCTCCACGAAGCCCCTCTCCCCAAGCACTGGGTGGACCCCATAGCCCGTCTGAACGGCTTACAGGGCCCTCTGAGCCCGGATATCCTAATTCTCCCCAAAGGGCAGGAAGGTTTCTACTTTGGCCCTCCTTTGTCGGGCGTCCACGGCGGGCTGGACCCCGCCGCATCGCAAGCCGCCTTGGCCCTGGGCTGGCCCAAGCCACACACGCCCTGGCCAGCCGTCCGCGAGGCGTTCCTCCACGGCTTGCAGCGCCAAATGGCCATGCGCGGCCACCGTCGCCCTTCCATCGCCGACTTGCTTCCGGCCCTGGAATACCTTTGGGCCCACACCTGA
- a CDS encoding cyclase family protein, which produces MSLIYDISVPVSPRLPVWPGDPAPMLERYQSMEQGAEANLTRFAAGVHVGTHIDAPLHFLADGAPVDAIPLEQLIGPAEVISLTHVNAITAEVLTQAAIPADAQRLLFKTRNASLWREPAFRRDYVAITPDGAEWLVTHGVRVVGIDYLSVAPFEDPVPTHRILLSAGVVLIEGLYLNEVPPGRYTLYCLPLRLQGAEGAPARAILVKET; this is translated from the coding sequence ATGTCCCTCATCTATGACATTTCCGTCCCCGTGAGCCCACGCCTCCCCGTCTGGCCCGGTGACCCCGCCCCCATGCTGGAACGCTACCAAAGCATGGAGCAGGGCGCCGAAGCCAACCTCACCCGCTTCGCCGCCGGCGTGCATGTGGGCACCCACATCGACGCCCCGCTGCACTTCCTCGCCGACGGAGCCCCCGTGGACGCCATCCCCCTGGAGCAACTCATCGGCCCGGCCGAGGTGATCAGCCTCACCCACGTCAATGCCATCACCGCTGAGGTACTGACCCAGGCCGCCATCCCCGCCGATGCGCAACGCCTGCTCTTCAAAACACGCAACGCCAGTCTTTGGCGTGAACCGGCCTTCCGCCGCGATTACGTGGCCATCACCCCCGACGGCGCCGAGTGGCTGGTCACCCACGGCGTGCGCGTAGTGGGCATCGATTACCTGTCGGTAGCGCCCTTCGAAGATCCCGTCCCCACCCACCGCATCCTGCTCAGCGCTGGCGTGGTCCTCATCGAAGGCCTTTACCTCAACGAGGTGCCTCCCGGGCGCTACACCTTATATTGCCTGCCCTTGCGCCTTCAAGGGGCCGAAGGTGCCCCGGCGCGGGCTATCCTGGTCAAGGAAACCTGA
- a CDS encoding LysM peptidoglycan-binding domain-containing protein: MDKPSSGQAAFALLLGALALFGVLWGSQRPTPAWANSCPQELIQRVNALRAQNGLPPYRVDPILMAVAQAHSEYQASIRQGTHIGPNGDHPRDRVRAAGYGGEAAVFVSENIAWGTSSYVSPAWAVQIWTEDAPHLHTMLGENYRDVGAGCAEGGGKTYFTLDAAYYIGEPQPTGEGNGEVATPVPPAPTAEPVIVATPNADGAVIHAVGQGQTLLQIALAYGVPLEEILRLNGLTESSIIYPGQKIVIRAGASPTPTVSPSPTLRPTSTHTPSPSPTVSPTMEALSSTPSAAPPTPTPSPASKKDGEASAGSHLLLWGLAGALLAGALAYGLMAVLARLEGE; the protein is encoded by the coding sequence ATGGACAAACCTTCTTCCGGTCAAGCCGCATTTGCCCTTTTGCTGGGGGCCCTGGCGCTGTTTGGCGTGCTCTGGGGGAGCCAGCGCCCCACGCCAGCCTGGGCCAACAGTTGTCCGCAGGAACTCATTCAGCGGGTGAACGCTTTGCGAGCCCAGAACGGCCTGCCGCCGTATCGTGTGGACCCTATCCTCATGGCGGTGGCTCAGGCCCACAGCGAATACCAGGCGTCCATTCGGCAGGGGACGCACATCGGGCCCAACGGCGACCATCCCCGCGATCGGGTGCGGGCGGCGGGATACGGCGGCGAGGCCGCCGTTTTCGTCTCGGAGAATATTGCCTGGGGCACTTCGTCTTATGTCAGCCCAGCATGGGCTGTGCAAATCTGGACCGAAGACGCGCCTCACTTGCACACCATGCTGGGCGAAAATTACCGCGATGTGGGGGCCGGGTGCGCCGAGGGCGGGGGAAAGACCTACTTTACCCTCGACGCAGCGTATTACATCGGCGAACCGCAGCCAACGGGCGAAGGGAACGGCGAGGTCGCGACGCCCGTGCCGCCAGCCCCCACGGCGGAGCCGGTGATCGTCGCCACCCCCAACGCCGACGGCGCCGTGATTCATGCGGTGGGCCAAGGGCAGACTTTGCTGCAAATCGCCCTGGCGTATGGCGTGCCCCTGGAAGAAATCCTGCGGCTCAATGGACTCACCGAGAGCAGCATCATTTACCCGGGCCAGAAAATCGTCATTCGCGCCGGGGCATCCCCTACGCCTACGGTTTCCCCATCTCCAACGCTCAGACCCACCTCCACGCACACCCCTTCCCCCTCACCAACAGTTAGCCCAACCATGGAGGCCCTGTCCTCAACCCCCTCTGCTGCCCCTCCTACACCCACGCCTTCTCCTGCATCGAAGAAGGACGGCGAAGCTTCGGCGGGGAGCCATCTCCTGCTCTGGGGATTGGCCGGTGCTTTGCTGGCGGGTGCTCTAGCCTATGGCTTGATGGCCGTGCTGGCCCGTTTGGAAGGGGAATGA
- a CDS encoding zinc ribbon domain-containing protein encodes MPTNPTFLRTALIVLTAWSGAFLVALWLSLIFWTYRDIRNRGSDPLLRILAVLLVAVLFLPGFVVYLILRPPHTLEEEYQRALEEEALLQAVEETSRCPGCGRRTQADWIICPHCQTRLKKVCHHCGKLMELPWEICPYCATPVPGVRQEKISLDDALTPLLVESGEPEGGAPPGNDLSPE; translated from the coding sequence ATGCCCACCAATCCCACTTTCCTGCGCACGGCCCTGATCGTGCTCACCGCCTGGAGCGGGGCCTTCCTGGTGGCCCTTTGGCTCAGCCTGATTTTCTGGACCTATCGCGACATCCGCAACCGAGGCTCAGATCCCTTGTTGCGTATCCTGGCCGTGTTGCTGGTGGCCGTGCTCTTTCTGCCAGGTTTTGTCGTTTATCTCATCCTCCGCCCGCCGCACACCCTGGAAGAGGAATACCAACGTGCCTTAGAGGAGGAAGCGCTTTTGCAGGCCGTGGAGGAGACCTCCCGCTGCCCCGGTTGCGGACGGCGCACCCAGGCCGATTGGATTATCTGTCCCCACTGTCAGACCAGGTTGAAAAAGGTATGCCATCACTGCGGGAAGTTGATGGAATTGCCCTGGGAAATCTGTCCTTACTGCGCCACCCCGGTGCCCGGCGTCCGCCAGGAAAAGATCTCCCTCGACGACGCGCTGACCCCTCTGTTGGTCGAATCGGGCGAACCCGAAGGGGGAGCGCCCCCGGGCAATGATCTGTCCCCGGAATGA